A window of Formosa sp. Hel1_31_208 contains these coding sequences:
- a CDS encoding mechanosensitive ion channel family protein, producing MDKILIMQDLSTIEESITGSSAWEGFRNFLNLHIDFSENIRISILDILMMITVIFITTIILRLIFKAFTRNLPNDDKKKFNVVYGYFRWLVYIIILLITMHSVGVNVTAVFAASAALLIGVGLALQTLFQDIISGIFILIDQSVHVGDIIEIDGKVGRVEEIKLRTTRAVTIDNKVLVIPNHLYLENSLYNWTQNGTSTRETVEVGVAYGSDVQLVKKLLLQAATGHPEVLNIPEPSVLFTQFGESSLDFKLIFTINNSFRAQFPKSDIRFEIDKLFREHKVAIPFPQRDIHIIQKPQ from the coding sequence ATGGATAAAATATTAATTATGCAAGATTTATCTACAATCGAAGAGTCAATAACAGGTAGTTCGGCTTGGGAAGGTTTTAGAAACTTTCTCAATCTTCATATTGATTTTAGCGAGAACATCCGGATTTCAATTTTAGATATACTGATGATGATAACGGTGATTTTTATTACCACAATCATTTTAAGATTAATTTTTAAGGCATTCACTAGAAATTTACCCAATGATGACAAAAAGAAATTTAATGTTGTTTATGGATACTTTAGGTGGTTGGTATATATCATTATTTTATTGATTACAATGCATTCTGTTGGTGTAAATGTTACTGCAGTATTTGCAGCATCTGCAGCGCTGTTAATTGGAGTTGGTCTTGCTCTGCAAACTTTATTTCAGGATATTATTTCCGGGATATTTATACTTATAGATCAATCGGTGCATGTGGGTGATATTATCGAAATTGACGGCAAGGTTGGTCGCGTAGAAGAAATTAAACTGCGAACAACTAGAGCGGTAACTATAGATAATAAAGTATTAGTTATTCCTAATCACTTGTATCTCGAAAATAGCTTGTATAATTGGACTCAAAATGGCACGTCTACAAGAGAAACCGTTGAAGTTGGTGTTGCCTATGGAAGTGATGTGCAATTAGTAAAAAAATTATTATTACAGGCAGCTACAGGCCATCCTGAAGTATTAAATATTCCTGAACCATCCGTATTGTTTACTCAGTTTGGTGAAAGTTCTTTAGATTTCAAATTAATCTTTACCATAAATAATAGTTTTAGAGCACAATTTCCCAAAAGTGATATACGTTTTGAGATTGATAAATTATTTAGAGAACATAAGGTGGCAATTCCATTCCCTCAGCGAGATATTCATATCATTCAGAAGCCACAATAA
- a CDS encoding PPK2 family polyphosphate kinase: MENININQFKVNESIQLKNVATTFDLGARKKAIEKELEEVREKLGDFQNTIYAHGKYAILICIQGMDTAGKDSMIREVFKDFNTRGIVVHSFKVPTELELNHDYLWRHYIALPARGKFGVFNRTHYENVLVTRVHPGYILGESLPDVKSIDDVNDAFWTKRFRQINDFEKHIVENGTIIFKFFLHLSKEEQKNRLLRRLNRTEKHWKFSPGDLKERKLWDSYQECYEDAINRTSKSHAPWYTIPADDKPTARYIVARILYDTLIQYKDIVEPELEADIKKNIGDYIKQLENE, translated from the coding sequence ATGGAGAACATAAATATCAATCAATTTAAAGTCAATGAAAGTATTCAACTAAAAAATGTAGCTACAACTTTTGATTTAGGTGCAAGGAAGAAAGCGATTGAAAAAGAGCTTGAAGAGGTTCGTGAGAAGTTAGGCGACTTTCAGAACACCATTTATGCACATGGTAAATATGCAATCCTGATTTGTATTCAAGGTATGGATACAGCTGGGAAAGATAGTATGATTAGAGAAGTGTTTAAAGATTTCAACACGCGTGGAATTGTAGTACATAGCTTTAAGGTGCCAACTGAATTAGAGCTTAATCATGATTATTTATGGCGACATTATATTGCACTTCCCGCTCGCGGTAAATTTGGTGTTTTTAATAGAACGCATTATGAAAATGTTTTAGTCACAAGAGTGCATCCTGGATATATTTTAGGAGAAAGTCTACCTGACGTTAAGTCTATTGATGATGTCAATGATGCTTTTTGGACAAAACGATTTCGTCAAATTAATGATTTCGAAAAGCATATTGTTGAAAATGGAACCATCATATTTAAATTCTTTCTGCATTTGTCAAAAGAAGAACAAAAAAACAGATTGTTAAGACGCTTAAATAGAACCGAAAAACATTGGAAATTTTCTCCAGGTGATCTTAAAGAACGTAAACTATGGGATTCATATCAAGAGTGCTATGAAGATGCTATTAATCGTACATCAAAATCTCATGCGCCTTGGTACACAATTCCGGCAGATGATAAGCCTACCGCCCGTTATATTGTCGCACGAATTTTATATGATACCCTAATTCAATATAAAGATATTGTAGAGCCAGAATTAGAGGCTGATATTAAAAAGAATATTGGAGATTATATAAAACAACTTGAAAATGAATAA
- a CDS encoding ABC transporter permease — MNHLPLIIKREYLTKVRNKSFIIMTFVSPLIMVALIVVVAYLSQLSSDKERNISVLDETGVLSEIFEDTEHTKYTVLTDTSLETAKELIKAKEDFGLLYIQKSDDMESILSHVSFYSDESPSLSIITSLERKIEKKLEDEKLQNNGVNIAQIEASKTNISISQETFTGEKTSKIDSYLKLAFGGAAGYLLFMFIIIYGNMIMRSVIEEKTSRIIEIIISSVKPIQLMLGKIIGTSLAGITQFAIWLILGSILIFVLSAIFGISIAEMQTPQQEMMNQAMQNADMANEVQLAMQSFYNLPLANLVIAFLLFFIGGYLLYSSLYAAVGAAVDNETDTQQFMLPIIMPLVLAVYVGIFTVIEDPHGTVSTVFSFIPFTSPVVMLMRIPFGVPIWQQVLSFTILVGTFVFTVWFAAKIYRVGILMYGKKPSYKELYKWIKY; from the coding sequence ATGAACCATCTACCGCTTATAATAAAGAGAGAATATTTAACAAAGGTTAGAAACAAATCGTTCATTATCATGACCTTTGTTAGTCCGTTAATTATGGTTGCACTTATTGTGGTTGTTGCTTATTTGTCACAACTTAGTAGTGATAAAGAGCGCAATATATCTGTGTTGGATGAAACAGGTGTCCTCAGTGAGATATTTGAAGATACAGAGCACACAAAATATACAGTGCTCACTGATACAAGTCTTGAGACGGCAAAAGAACTTATTAAGGCTAAGGAGGATTTTGGTTTATTGTACATTCAGAAAAGTGATGATATGGAATCGATTTTGTCTCATGTCAGTTTTTATTCAGATGAATCACCATCATTGTCAATTATCACTAGTTTGGAACGAAAAATAGAAAAGAAACTAGAAGATGAAAAGCTACAGAATAACGGTGTTAATATAGCGCAAATTGAAGCTTCTAAAACCAATATAAGTATTTCACAAGAAACCTTTACCGGTGAAAAAACATCTAAAATAGATAGTTATTTAAAACTTGCTTTTGGTGGTGCTGCAGGTTATTTATTGTTCATGTTTATCATTATCTATGGTAATATGATCATGCGTAGTGTTATAGAAGAAAAGACAAGTAGAATTATTGAAATTATTATTTCTTCTGTGAAGCCAATACAGTTAATGTTAGGTAAAATTATTGGCACGTCTTTGGCTGGAATTACACAATTCGCTATTTGGTTGATTTTAGGTAGTATATTGATTTTTGTGTTATCTGCGATTTTCGGTATTAGCATAGCTGAAATGCAAACCCCACAGCAAGAAATGATGAATCAAGCTATGCAAAATGCCGATATGGCAAATGAAGTGCAATTGGCAATGCAATCCTTCTATAATCTGCCTTTAGCAAATCTAGTTATCGCATTTCTGCTCTTTTTTATTGGAGGTTATTTATTGTATAGTTCCTTGTATGCTGCTGTTGGTGCTGCAGTAGATAATGAAACAGATACGCAACAGTTCATGTTGCCAATTATTATGCCTCTTGTTTTAGCGGTCTATGTTGGTATTTTTACTGTAATCGAAGACCCTCATGGCACAGTTTCAACAGTTTTCTCGTTTATTCCCTTTACATCACCAGTTGTGATGCTCATGCGAATTCCATTTGGAGTTCCTATTTGGCAACAAGTTTTATCATTTACTATATTGGTAGGGACTTTTGTGTTTACCGTTTGGTTTGCAGCTAAGATCTACAGAGTAGGTATATTAATGTATGGTAAAAAACCGAGTTATAAAGAGCTTTATAAATGGATAAAATATTAA
- a CDS encoding ABC transporter ATP-binding protein, with amino-acid sequence MNNLLVTDSVSKNFGNFRALNDVSIAVPKGSIFGLLGPNGAGKTTLIRIINQITMPDSGHVFLDGEPLRPEHIQHIGYLPEERGLYKTMKVGEQALYLAQLKGLSKQEAKNRLKHWFEKLEIGDWWNKKIQELSKGQAQKIQFIVTVLHQPKLLIFDEPFSGFDPINANLIKDEILQLRDEGATVIFSTHRMESVEELCDHIALIHKSNKVLDGKLTDIKRQYRTNTFEVGLQTDAVERVTQEIQERFEVLPATFRNLNDDVKLNVKLNGQYSSNDLLSFLTTKAEVHHFLEVIPSASDIFIQTVKNN; translated from the coding sequence ATGAATAACCTATTAGTAACGGATTCAGTATCTAAAAACTTTGGAAATTTCAGAGCACTAAATGATGTCTCAATAGCGGTTCCAAAGGGCAGTATTTTTGGGTTGCTTGGACCTAATGGAGCAGGTAAAACAACACTTATTAGGATCATCAATCAAATTACAATGCCAGATTCAGGACATGTGTTTTTAGATGGAGAACCTTTAAGACCTGAACATATACAGCATATTGGATATCTGCCAGAAGAACGGGGGCTTTATAAGACTATGAAAGTAGGGGAACAAGCATTGTATCTAGCACAGCTAAAAGGACTATCAAAACAGGAAGCCAAAAACCGATTGAAACATTGGTTTGAGAAACTTGAAATAGGTGACTGGTGGAATAAAAAAATACAAGAGCTTAGCAAGGGACAAGCTCAAAAGATACAGTTTATTGTTACGGTATTACACCAACCAAAATTATTAATTTTTGATGAGCCCTTCTCAGGGTTTGATCCCATCAATGCAAATTTGATAAAAGATGAAATATTGCAACTAAGAGATGAAGGAGCGACTGTTATTTTTTCAACACATCGCATGGAATCTGTTGAAGAATTGTGTGATCATATTGCTTTAATTCATAAATCGAATAAGGTGTTAGATGGAAAACTGACAGATATCAAACGTCAGTATAGAACTAATACTTTTGAGGTTGGTTTACAAACCGATGCCGTAGAACGGGTAACTCAAGAAATTCAAGAGAGATTTGAAGTACTGCCCGCAACCTTCAGAAATCTTAATGATGATGTTAAATTAAATGTGAAGTTGAATGGTCAATATTCTTCTAATGATTTGTTGTCTTTTTTAACTACAAAGGCAGAAGTACATCATTTCCTCGAGGTAATTCCAAGCGCTAGTGATATCTTTATTCAAACAGTAAAAAATAATTAA
- a CDS encoding DUF6268 family outer membrane beta-barrel protein, whose protein sequence is MLKTFSKVMLISLCGFFAHTASAQLTDLARLEYSFIPKSNSEDQYTRLRALVNYPIKTKEDCYLVIGAEYNRIILNLEDNYPFDASLIESIQVIDLNIGYTFKTSENWRLGFKFNPRIASTLTNSLTSDDIFINGGAFAITDRTKDETIKRPYRLTLGLTYNTTAGVPFPLPFVNYYRRVNEKWSFSVGVPKSNIKYFFNEKSIFQTFAGLDGYFAHVQRPLLIDGKKVNNISLSLGVGGLGYEYLFTKHLVAYMYAGYTFRLNNVLRDENRDEVFKLDDVNAFYLRTGIKFKL, encoded by the coding sequence ATGTTAAAAACATTCAGTAAAGTTATGCTCATTAGTCTATGTGGCTTTTTTGCTCATACGGCATCTGCACAACTTACGGATTTAGCACGTTTGGAATATTCATTTATACCTAAAAGTAATTCTGAAGATCAATATACTAGATTACGAGCGCTTGTTAATTATCCTATTAAAACCAAAGAAGATTGTTATTTAGTGATTGGTGCAGAATATAATAGAATCATACTCAATCTCGAAGATAATTATCCGTTTGATGCGTCACTTATAGAATCTATTCAAGTTATCGACTTAAATATCGGTTATACGTTCAAAACCAGTGAGAATTGGAGATTAGGATTTAAATTTAATCCGCGAATCGCCTCTACCTTAACAAATTCCTTGACATCAGATGATATTTTTATAAATGGCGGTGCATTTGCAATTACAGATAGAACGAAAGATGAAACAATCAAAAGACCCTATCGCTTAACCTTAGGGTTAACCTATAACACTACAGCAGGTGTTCCTTTTCCATTACCATTCGTAAACTATTATAGACGGGTGAATGAAAAATGGTCGTTTTCAGTAGGTGTTCCAAAGTCTAATATTAAGTATTTTTTTAACGAAAAAAGTATATTTCAAACCTTTGCAGGATTAGATGGTTATTTTGCTCATGTTCAGCGTCCACTATTAATAGACGGTAAAAAAGTCAATAATATTTCTTTATCTCTAGGTGTTGGAGGGCTTGGCTATGAATATTTATTTACAAAACACCTTGTAGCTTACATGTATGCCGGCTATACGTTTAGGTTAAATAATGTATTACGTGATGAAAATAGAGATGAAGTTTTTAAATTAGACGATGTAAATGCTTTTTATCTAAGAACAGGAATAAAATTTAAATTATAA
- the dnaJ gene encoding molecular chaperone DnaJ: MAKKDYYEVLGVDKNASAAEIKKAYRKMALKFHPDKNPDDTDAEAKFKEAAEAYEVLSNADKKARYDQFGHQAFEGAGGFGGGGMNMDDIFSQFGDIFGGAFGGGGFSGFGGGFGGGQRRVKGSNLRIRVSLSLEEIANGVEKKIKVKRKVQASGTTYKTCTTCNGAGQVTRVTNTILGRMQTASACPTCGGAGQSIDKKPADADAQGLKVQEETVSVKIPAGVVDSMQLKVTGKGNDAPGNGISGDLLVVIEEKEHETLKREGDNLHYDLYVSLSDAVLGTSKEIDTVTGKVRIKVETGVQSGKILRLRGKGIPSINGYGSGDLLVHVNVWTPKTLNKEQKEFFENMRGDEHFEPKPQSSDKSFFEKVKDMFS; encoded by the coding sequence GATAAAAATCCAGATGACACAGATGCTGAAGCTAAATTTAAAGAAGCAGCTGAAGCCTATGAAGTATTAAGCAATGCAGATAAAAAAGCACGTTACGACCAATTTGGTCACCAAGCCTTTGAGGGTGCCGGTGGATTTGGTGGTGGTGGCATGAATATGGATGACATATTTAGTCAGTTTGGAGATATTTTTGGAGGTGCTTTTGGAGGTGGTGGATTCTCTGGTTTTGGAGGCGGATTTGGTGGAGGCCAAAGACGAGTAAAAGGAAGTAATCTCAGAATTAGAGTCTCATTATCACTTGAGGAAATTGCCAATGGTGTAGAGAAAAAAATTAAGGTAAAACGAAAAGTTCAAGCGTCAGGAACCACTTATAAAACCTGTACCACTTGCAACGGGGCAGGTCAAGTTACTCGAGTAACGAATACTATTTTGGGGCGCATGCAAACCGCTTCTGCCTGTCCGACTTGTGGAGGAGCAGGACAAAGTATTGATAAGAAACCTGCTGATGCAGATGCGCAAGGTTTAAAAGTTCAAGAAGAAACCGTTTCTGTTAAAATCCCTGCGGGTGTTGTAGACTCAATGCAGCTAAAAGTAACAGGTAAAGGTAATGATGCGCCAGGTAATGGTATTTCTGGAGATTTGTTAGTTGTTATTGAAGAAAAAGAACATGAGACGTTAAAACGTGAAGGAGATAATTTACACTACGACTTATATGTGAGTTTGTCTGATGCGGTATTAGGTACTTCTAAGGAGATAGATACAGTTACTGGTAAGGTTCGAATTAAGGTAGAAACAGGAGTGCAATCTGGTAAAATTTTACGTTTACGCGGAAAAGGAATACCGAGTATTAATGGCTATGGTAGTGGTGATTTATTGGTTCATGTGAATGTTTGGACACCTAAAACACTTAACAAAGAGCAAAAAGAATTTTTTGAAAATATGCGAGGCGATGAACATTTTGAACCGAAGCCTCAGAGCAGTGATAAATCCTTTTTTGAAAAAGTTAAAGATATGTTTTCATAA
- a CDS encoding sigma-54 dependent transcriptional regulator, with protein sequence MAKILVIEDEASIRRVLVKILSEENDAYEVDEAEDGLVGIEMIKKTDFDLVLCDIKMPKMDGVEVLEAVKKIKPEIPMVMISGHGDLDTAVNTMRLGAFDYISKPPDLNRLLNTVRIALDTKTLVVENKMLKKKVSKKYEMIGDSKAISQIKDMIEKVAATDARVLITGPNGTGKELVAHWLHQKSARSKGPLIEVNCAAIPSELIESELFGHVKGAFTSAVKDRAGKFEAANSGTIFLDEIGDMSLSAQAKVLRALQENKIQRVGNDRDIKVDVRVVAATNKDLKKEIEEGRFREDLYHRLAVILIKVPALNDRREDIPLLIKHFAAKIAEEQGNVKKEFSDKAIKLLQEYDWTGNIRELRNVVERLIILGGREVSETDVKLFASK encoded by the coding sequence ATGGCAAAAATATTAGTAATAGAGGATGAAGCGTCAATAAGACGTGTTTTGGTAAAAATACTTTCAGAGGAAAATGATGCTTATGAAGTAGATGAGGCCGAAGATGGTTTAGTTGGCATTGAAATGATAAAGAAAACCGATTTTGATTTGGTGCTCTGCGATATTAAAATGCCTAAAATGGATGGTGTTGAAGTCCTGGAAGCCGTAAAAAAAATAAAACCAGAAATACCAATGGTCATGATTTCAGGCCATGGCGATCTCGATACAGCAGTAAATACTATGCGTTTGGGTGCCTTTGATTACATTTCAAAACCACCAGACTTAAATAGACTCCTAAATACAGTTCGTATTGCTTTAGATACAAAAACGCTGGTAGTTGAAAATAAAATGCTCAAAAAGAAAGTGAGCAAAAAATATGAAATGATAGGTGATAGCAAGGCCATTTCACAAATCAAGGACATGATAGAAAAAGTGGCAGCTACCGATGCTAGAGTACTTATCACAGGGCCTAATGGAACAGGTAAGGAACTTGTTGCACATTGGCTACATCAAAAAAGCGCACGTTCTAAAGGACCTTTAATTGAGGTGAATTGTGCTGCAATACCATCAGAGCTCATAGAAAGTGAATTGTTTGGTCATGTGAAAGGAGCCTTTACTAGCGCTGTTAAAGATAGAGCAGGAAAATTTGAAGCGGCCAATAGTGGAACAATTTTCCTAGATGAAATTGGAGATATGAGCCTGTCTGCTCAGGCCAAAGTATTACGCGCATTACAAGAAAATAAAATTCAGCGTGTTGGTAATGACAGAGATATTAAAGTTGATGTTCGTGTAGTCGCTGCGACCAATAAAGACTTAAAAAAAGAAATAGAAGAGGGGAGATTTAGAGAAGATTTATACCATAGATTAGCAGTTATCTTAATCAAAGTTCCAGCTTTAAATGATCGCCGTGAAGACATACCATTACTAATTAAACACTTTGCTGCTAAAATCGCTGAAGAACAAGGGAATGTCAAAAAAGAGTTTTCAGATAAAGCTATTAAATTATTACAAGAATATGATTGGACTGGAAACATTCGAGAATTAAGAAATGTTGTTGAGCGTTTAATCATTCTCGGCGGTAGAGAAGTGAGTGAAACTGATGTGAAATTGTTTGCATCTAAATAA